A genomic region of Xanthomonas campestris pv. phormiicola contains the following coding sequences:
- a CDS encoding DUF4065 domain-containing protein, which produces MNDGRAVANLILDIAQSEGRDVTNLALQKILFFCHGWCIAKLGKPLVKQEFEAWQYGPVLQHVYREFKSFDRAPIKSRARKLDPATGARVDLEITLDEETSKVVHAATIFYSKLRPGTLVEMSHAPGGPWDRAWNHGGTINPGMRLQNDEIEQHFRVLKAPF; this is translated from the coding sequence ATGAACGATGGCCGCGCAGTAGCAAACTTGATTCTAGACATAGCCCAATCCGAGGGGAGGGATGTAACCAACTTGGCACTTCAGAAAATTTTGTTTTTCTGTCACGGCTGGTGCATTGCCAAGCTTGGAAAGCCACTTGTAAAACAGGAATTTGAGGCGTGGCAGTACGGGCCCGTGCTGCAGCATGTGTATAGAGAATTCAAGTCGTTTGACCGGGCACCCATAAAAAGTAGAGCCCGTAAACTAGATCCAGCGACAGGCGCAAGAGTTGATCTAGAAATAACTTTAGATGAAGAAACCAGCAAGGTCGTCCATGCAGCAACCATATTCTACTCAAAGTTGCGCCCAGGCACTTTAGTAGAGATGAGTCATGCTCCTGGGGGACCATGGGACAGAGCCTGGAACCACGGGGGTACCATCAACCCGGGTATGCGCTTGCAGAACGATGAGATTGAGCAGCATTTTAGGGTCTTGAAGGCACCCTTCTGA
- a CDS encoding ATP-binding domain-containing protein: MALEVILTTDRYDRDVAGRELLDALQSSPMDFVLNGAVFYYDFPTYGDYEAQIHTPSALLLSPKHGVIAIRALSSIEITSGNQGALVDVEEEISQFCSILIGRLLKSRQLRRGVASLKFEVTPIIYAPGLSATIDLQEESGLPVITSMASLRSFFDEIGNPNLSPDDLAEARSVIEGAKALTRPVKRSVGDPASQKAAVALVQLESEIANFDEKQRRAALSTVAGPQRIRGLAGSGKTVILAMKAAHLHLTNPEAKILITFYTKSLNETIRSLITKFYRHYKDEDPDWTLVHIRHGWGGGRKPGVYHDACVRAGVESLSFPIAKQRAGVSDPFDFACATYLQQAAGDQAYYDYFLIDEGQDFPSSFYRLAYNVTKGGRDRKNIVWAYDELQNILDVKIRSPEELFGADAAGALISLDRSSANLPRGAENDIVLSKCYRNQREVLVVAHALGFGIYGQLVQMLESADHWGDVGYEVKRGDFNIPGSSVVIERPAKNSPLSIGSVDGYPIIDCFIAQNLGAECAWAVAQVRSFISGGLNPHDIVVVCLDDRNVRYYFKEISSLMAAANISSHNLSADSFSDLPFFAEGRVTLSTIYKAKGNEAPAVIVVGLDGAGRRTRAGRNKVFTALTRSKAWVRVSGMGEIASGLMQEISVAMQEFPNLKFAMPDLTKINFIQRDMGKKQAAIKKIRDQYLKQLQAEGFTEDEAMDLLEERNGATRGR; the protein is encoded by the coding sequence GTGGCCCTAGAAGTCATACTTACTACCGATCGGTATGATCGCGATGTCGCTGGTCGTGAGCTTCTGGATGCTCTTCAAAGTTCACCAATGGACTTTGTCCTAAATGGTGCCGTTTTTTACTACGACTTCCCCACCTATGGCGACTACGAAGCGCAGATCCACACTCCAAGCGCTCTCTTGCTCAGCCCAAAACACGGTGTAATAGCAATCCGGGCTTTAAGCAGTATTGAAATAACATCTGGCAACCAAGGTGCGCTTGTAGATGTTGAGGAAGAGATTTCACAATTCTGCAGCATCTTAATAGGGCGTCTGCTCAAGAGTAGGCAGCTCCGGCGGGGGGTGGCTTCTCTCAAGTTTGAGGTTACTCCTATAATCTATGCTCCTGGCCTTTCGGCAACCATTGATTTGCAAGAAGAGTCCGGCTTGCCTGTCATCACGTCGATGGCAAGCCTGCGCTCATTTTTTGATGAAATTGGCAATCCAAACTTAAGTCCAGATGATCTTGCGGAGGCTCGTTCGGTTATAGAAGGCGCGAAGGCGCTGACGCGACCTGTCAAAAGATCAGTCGGTGATCCTGCTTCCCAGAAAGCCGCGGTTGCTCTCGTGCAACTTGAATCAGAGATCGCAAATTTCGACGAAAAACAGCGTAGGGCAGCATTGTCAACTGTGGCGGGACCACAGCGAATTCGCGGCTTGGCTGGCTCTGGAAAAACCGTGATTTTGGCCATGAAGGCGGCACACCTTCATTTAACTAATCCCGAGGCCAAGATTCTCATCACTTTCTATACAAAGAGCCTCAACGAAACTATTAGGTCATTGATTACCAAGTTCTATCGCCATTACAAGGACGAGGATCCGGATTGGACCTTGGTTCACATAAGGCATGGCTGGGGTGGTGGCCGTAAGCCCGGCGTCTACCATGATGCTTGTGTCAGAGCAGGGGTCGAGTCACTGAGCTTTCCTATAGCCAAACAACGAGCCGGCGTTAGTGACCCTTTTGACTTCGCATGCGCGACGTATTTACAGCAGGCTGCTGGAGATCAAGCTTACTACGATTATTTTCTCATCGACGAAGGGCAGGATTTCCCTTCAAGCTTTTATCGCCTCGCGTATAATGTAACGAAGGGCGGGCGTGATCGAAAGAACATTGTCTGGGCTTATGATGAGTTACAAAACATTCTTGATGTAAAGATTAGGTCGCCAGAGGAACTATTTGGCGCAGACGCTGCGGGTGCGCTCATATCTTTAGATCGGTCATCTGCGAATTTGCCGCGCGGTGCAGAAAATGACATTGTCCTAAGCAAATGCTATCGCAATCAGAGAGAAGTGCTTGTTGTCGCCCATGCGTTAGGCTTTGGCATCTATGGTCAGCTAGTGCAAATGTTGGAAAGTGCTGACCATTGGGGAGATGTCGGTTACGAGGTTAAAAGGGGAGACTTCAATATTCCGGGTTCGTCGGTGGTAATCGAGCGTCCTGCGAAAAATAGTCCTCTTTCCATTGGCAGTGTCGATGGCTATCCCATTATCGATTGTTTCATTGCACAAAACCTCGGCGCTGAATGTGCTTGGGCGGTGGCTCAGGTGAGATCCTTTATTTCTGGGGGATTAAATCCTCATGACATAGTCGTCGTATGCTTGGACGATCGGAATGTTAGATACTATTTTAAGGAGATTAGCTCTCTAATGGCTGCTGCGAATATTAGCAGTCACAATCTATCTGCAGATTCGTTTTCTGATCTTCCTTTCTTTGCCGAAGGTCGTGTTACTCTCTCGACTATCTATAAGGCAAAAGGTAATGAAGCTCCCGCAGTTATTGTTGTCGGTTTAGATGGAGCTGGTCGAAGGACTCGGGCGGGCAGAAACAAGGTCTTTACGGCGCTCACACGATCTAAGGCCTGGGTGCGGGTTAGTGGAATGGGCGAGATTGCCAGCGGTCTAATGCAAGAAATCTCCGTTGCAATGCAAGAGTTCCCTAATCTTAAGTTCGCAATGCCAGATCTTACTAAGATCAACTTCATTCAGCGCGATATGGGTAAAAAGCAGGCCGCAATCAAGAAAATTCGCGATCAGTATCTCAAGCAGCTTCAGGCTGAGGGCTTTACTGAAGATGAGGCCATGGATTTGCTGGAGGAGAGGAATGGAGCGACGCGGGGTCGTTGA
- a CDS encoding type II toxin-antitoxin system HicB family antitoxin has translation MRYAVVIEQAGNNYSAYVPDLPGCVATGATTAEVEDLIREAIELHLAGMREDGEVIPLPSSQVEYVDVAA, from the coding sequence ATGCGCTACGCCGTTGTCATTGAGCAAGCGGGTAACAACTACTCCGCCTACGTGCCGGATCTGCCGGGGTGTGTGGCGACGGGTGCGACGACTGCGGAGGTGGAAGATTTGATCCGCGAGGCGATCGAGTTGCATCTGGCTGGCATGCGAGAGGATGGGGAAGTGATTCCGCTGCCTTCGAGTCAAGTTGAGTATGTGGATGTGGCGGCTTGA
- a CDS encoding type II toxin-antitoxin system HicA family toxin produces MPPKIRDVLQQLRDAGWQQVSQTGSHRQFKHPVYPGRVTVAGKPSDDVAPGTLNSILKQAGLKR; encoded by the coding sequence ATGCCCCCCAAAATCCGCGACGTGCTGCAACAACTCAGGGACGCAGGCTGGCAGCAAGTCAGCCAGACCGGCAGCCACCGCCAGTTCAAGCATCCTGTCTACCCAGGCCGCGTGACAGTGGCCGGCAAGCCGAGCGATGATGTGGCTCCCGGCACCCTGAACAGCATTCTCAAACAGGCCGGCCTGAAGAGGTAA
- the aceE gene encoding pyruvate dehydrogenase (acetyl-transferring), homodimeric type, giving the protein MNWLNEVLQNDPNPTETQEWIESLKAVIDVAGPERAHQLLEDMVELTRRSGAYLPFSPTTEYVNTIAPANEAKSPGDAAIEWKIRSIIRWNAMATVVRANRKPGDLGGHIASFASAATLYDVGFNHFWRAPSDKHPGDLLYIQGHSAPGIYARAFLEGRINETQLDHFRMEVDGQGISSYPHPWLMPDFWQTPTVSMGLGPLSAIYQAQFMKYLEHRGLIEKSDRKVWCFIGDGESDEPETLGAIALAGREGLDNLIFVVNCNLQRLDGPVRGNGKIIQELEGVFRGGGWNVIKLLWGGYWDALLARDTDGVLRKLMMETVDGEYQNCKAFGGAYTRANFFGKYPETAAMVAGLSDDDIWRLNRGGHDPHKVYAAYHQAVNTKGMPTVILAKTVKGYGMGSSGESLNPTHQTKKLDDDAVRAFRDRFNIPLSDKQLADAEQVPFYHPGPDSPEVQYLQERRASLGGYLPQRRRKADQSFTVPGLDKYDRLLKSSGERSYSTTMAFVQSLNIALRDKDLGPRIVPIVADEARTFGMEGMFRQIGIYAPFGQKYKPVDADQLMFYREDQSGQVLQQGISEPGAISSWLAAGTSYSVSNVPMLPFYIYYSMFGFQRVGDIAWQAADMRTRGFLLGGTAGRTTLNGEGLQHEDGFSQVIAGSIPNVRSYDPTFGFEVTVVMQYGMKRMMQEQVDEYYYITLMNENYTHPEMPAGAEEGIIKGMYLLQDAGKPKKGELRVQLLGSGTILREAIAAAELLDKDFGVTADIWSCPSFNELRRDGFDAERWNRLHPEGEQRKPYVTQLLEGRQGPVVAATDYVRAFADQIRAFVPAHYTVLGTDGFGRSDTRANLRRFFEVDRYYIAHAAIAALAKDGKMTGKDVARAIKQYKIDPEKSNPVGV; this is encoded by the coding sequence ATGAACTGGTTGAACGAGGTGCTGCAGAACGATCCGAACCCCACTGAGACCCAGGAGTGGATCGAATCGCTCAAGGCCGTCATCGATGTGGCGGGCCCCGAACGCGCGCATCAGCTGCTGGAGGACATGGTCGAGCTGACCCGTCGTTCCGGCGCCTACCTGCCGTTCTCGCCGACCACCGAGTACGTCAACACCATCGCGCCCGCCAACGAGGCCAAGAGCCCGGGCGATGCGGCCATCGAGTGGAAGATCCGCTCGATCATCCGCTGGAACGCCATGGCCACCGTGGTCCGCGCCAACCGCAAGCCTGGCGACCTGGGCGGCCACATCGCCTCCTTCGCCTCGGCCGCCACCCTGTACGACGTGGGCTTCAACCACTTCTGGCGCGCCCCGTCCGACAAGCACCCCGGCGACCTGCTCTACATCCAGGGCCACAGCGCCCCGGGCATCTACGCCCGCGCCTTCCTCGAAGGCCGCATCAACGAGACCCAGCTCGACCATTTCCGCATGGAAGTGGACGGCCAGGGCATCTCCTCCTACCCGCACCCGTGGCTGATGCCGGACTTCTGGCAGACCCCCACCGTGTCGATGGGCCTGGGCCCGCTCAGCGCCATCTACCAGGCGCAGTTCATGAAGTACCTGGAGCACCGCGGCCTGATCGAGAAGTCCGACCGCAAGGTGTGGTGCTTCATCGGCGACGGCGAGAGCGACGAGCCGGAAACCCTGGGCGCCATCGCCCTGGCCGGCCGCGAAGGCCTGGACAACCTGATCTTCGTGGTGAACTGCAACCTGCAGCGCCTGGACGGCCCGGTGCGCGGCAACGGCAAGATCATCCAGGAGCTGGAAGGCGTGTTCCGCGGCGGCGGCTGGAACGTCATCAAGCTGCTGTGGGGCGGCTATTGGGACGCGCTGCTGGCGCGCGACACCGACGGCGTGCTGCGCAAGCTGATGATGGAAACCGTCGACGGCGAATACCAGAACTGCAAGGCCTTCGGCGGCGCCTACACCCGCGCCAACTTCTTCGGCAAATACCCGGAGACCGCGGCCATGGTCGCCGGCCTGTCCGACGACGACATCTGGCGCCTGAACCGCGGCGGCCACGACCCGCACAAGGTCTACGCCGCCTACCACCAGGCGGTGAACACCAAGGGCATGCCCACCGTGATCCTGGCCAAGACGGTCAAGGGCTACGGCATGGGCTCCTCGGGCGAATCGCTCAACCCCACCCACCAGACCAAGAAGCTGGACGACGACGCCGTGCGCGCGTTCCGCGACCGCTTCAACATCCCGCTCAGCGACAAGCAGCTGGCCGACGCCGAGCAGGTGCCGTTCTACCACCCCGGCCCGGATTCGCCGGAAGTGCAGTACCTGCAGGAACGCCGCGCCTCGCTCGGCGGTTACCTGCCGCAGCGCCGCCGCAAGGCCGACCAGTCCTTCACCGTGCCCGGCCTGGACAAGTACGACCGCCTGCTCAAGTCCAGCGGCGAGCGCAGCTACTCCACCACCATGGCCTTCGTGCAGAGCCTCAACATCGCCCTGCGCGACAAGGACCTGGGCCCGCGCATCGTGCCCATCGTGGCCGACGAAGCGCGCACCTTCGGCATGGAAGGCATGTTCCGCCAGATCGGCATCTATGCCCCGTTCGGCCAGAAGTACAAGCCGGTAGACGCCGACCAGCTGATGTTCTACCGCGAGGACCAGTCCGGCCAGGTGCTGCAGCAGGGCATCAGCGAGCCGGGCGCCATCTCCTCGTGGTTGGCCGCCGGCACCAGCTACTCGGTCAGCAACGTGCCGATGCTGCCGTTCTACATCTACTACTCCATGTTCGGCTTCCAGCGCGTGGGCGACATCGCCTGGCAGGCGGCGGACATGCGCACCCGCGGCTTCCTGCTCGGCGGCACCGCCGGCCGCACCACGCTCAATGGCGAAGGCCTGCAGCACGAAGACGGCTTCAGCCAGGTCATCGCCGGCTCCATCCCGAACGTGCGCAGCTACGACCCCACCTTCGGCTTCGAAGTCACCGTGGTCATGCAGTACGGCATGAAGCGGATGATGCAGGAGCAGGTGGACGAGTACTACTACATCACCCTGATGAACGAAAACTACACCCACCCGGAAATGCCGGCCGGTGCAGAAGAGGGCATCATCAAGGGCATGTACCTGCTGCAGGACGCCGGCAAGCCCAAGAAGGGCGAACTGCGCGTGCAGCTGCTGGGCTCGGGCACCATCCTGCGCGAAGCCATCGCCGCGGCGGAGCTGCTGGACAAGGACTTCGGCGTCACCGCCGACATCTGGTCCTGCCCCAGCTTCAACGAACTGCGCCGCGACGGCTTCGACGCCGAGCGCTGGAACCGCCTGCACCCGGAAGGCGAGCAGCGCAAGCCGTACGTGACCCAGCTGCTGGAAGGGCGCCAGGGGCCGGTGGTTGCGGCAACGGACTATGTGCGTGCCTTTGCCGACCAGATTCGTGCGTTCGTGCCGGCGCATTACACCGTGTTGGGCACCGATGGCTTCGGCCGCTCCGACACCCGCGCCAACCTGCGCCGCTTCTTCGAGGTGGATCGGTACTACATCGCGCATGCGGCGATTGCGGCGTTGGCGAAGGATGGGAAGATGACCGGGAAGGATGTGGCTCGGGCGATCAAGCAGTACAAGATCGATCCTGAGAAGTCGAATCCGGTTGGCGTCTAA
- a CDS encoding SpoIIE family protein phosphatase, whose protein sequence is MTALSSAQDASAVAWRHSLRTRLMLWGSLLQVALLAGLALLFYLGARQVVVRNAREEVAGLAQQTARSLDATLGSVQVSGRTLAAGASAVGRQPFNLRSLLHATLEGDPDIAGALLVIEPGTLKGDDRGFAWHLRRANGRVTEQPADALGYDYRTMPWYRRTLTAQAPWWSEPYSDASTGGDYLTTYNLPLRLPGDGVQAPAIGMVSVDVPLKRLQAIVGELPASAGLQPMLLSPDGLFVLHPDPALRFRRTLEAHVARARPDLSPLAAAVAAHAPVRFSHTAPDGERYLTQSAAVGDTGWTFALTVSEGYIVAGLNRIALWVGLGGGSALLLWLWLLHRYTARLARPIEDLTNSAGHFSQGEFDYPLRHVERQDEVGVMARAFDRARGSIKLQMEEIATLAQARQRMQSELSIARDIQRAMLPDGRTFDSAHKHLETYALLEPATMVGGDFYQFFETEPGLLWFVVGDVSDKGVPAALFMARAMTVLEVAARRHNRPDAILIAASQRMVEGNETCMFATVLCGLIDVHSGDYWLSSAGHEPPVLLGADGHAQLLALESGPPLGIEPQTRYPVVRGRLAAGTTLLSYTDGITEAMDAQQQAYGPERLLAALEAGIDAQAQCARVLAAVHAFTAAAPQSDDITLLAIRLRQDPTREGAP, encoded by the coding sequence ATGACCGCCCTTTCGTCAGCGCAGGACGCTTCAGCGGTCGCCTGGCGGCACAGCCTGCGCACCCGGCTGATGCTGTGGGGCAGCCTGCTCCAGGTGGCGCTGCTGGCCGGGCTGGCGCTGCTGTTCTACCTGGGCGCGCGCCAGGTGGTGGTGCGCAATGCGCGCGAGGAGGTGGCCGGGCTGGCGCAGCAGACCGCGCGCAGCCTGGATGCGACGCTGGGCTCGGTGCAGGTGAGCGGGCGCACGCTGGCCGCCGGCGCCTCGGCGGTCGGGCGCCAGCCGTTCAACCTGCGCAGCCTGCTGCACGCCACGCTGGAGGGCGACCCGGACATCGCCGGGGCGCTGCTGGTGATCGAGCCGGGCACGCTGAAGGGCGACGACCGCGGCTTCGCCTGGCACCTGCGGCGCGCCAACGGCCGCGTGACCGAACAGCCGGCCGATGCGCTGGGCTACGACTACCGGACCATGCCCTGGTACCGGCGCACGCTGACGGCGCAAGCGCCGTGGTGGTCCGAGCCGTACAGCGACGCCTCCACCGGCGGCGACTACCTCACCACCTACAACCTGCCGCTGCGCCTGCCCGGCGACGGCGTGCAGGCGCCTGCGATCGGCATGGTCAGCGTGGACGTGCCGCTGAAGCGGCTGCAGGCGATCGTCGGCGAGCTGCCGGCCAGCGCCGGGTTGCAGCCGATGCTGCTGTCGCCGGACGGGCTGTTCGTGCTGCATCCGGACCCGGCGCTGCGCTTCCGCCGCACCCTGGAGGCGCACGTGGCGCGCGCCCGGCCGGACCTGTCGCCGCTGGCCGCGGCGGTGGCCGCGCACGCACCGGTGCGCTTTTCCCACACCGCGCCCGACGGCGAGCGCTACCTGACCCAGAGCGCGGCGGTCGGCGACACCGGCTGGACCTTCGCGCTGACCGTGTCCGAGGGCTACATCGTGGCCGGGCTCAACCGCATCGCGCTGTGGGTGGGGCTGGGCGGCGGCAGCGCGCTGCTGCTGTGGCTGTGGCTGCTGCACCGCTACACCGCGCGGCTGGCGCGGCCGATCGAGGACCTGACCAACTCGGCGGGGCATTTCAGCCAGGGCGAGTTCGACTACCCGCTGCGCCACGTGGAGCGGCAGGACGAGGTGGGGGTGATGGCGCGCGCCTTCGACCGCGCGCGCGGTTCGATCAAGCTGCAGATGGAGGAGATCGCCACGCTGGCGCAGGCGCGGCAGCGCATGCAGAGCGAGCTGTCGATCGCGCGCGACATCCAGCGCGCGATGCTGCCGGACGGGCGTACCTTCGACAGCGCGCACAAGCACCTGGAGACCTATGCGCTGCTGGAGCCGGCGACGATGGTCGGCGGCGATTTCTACCAGTTCTTCGAGACCGAGCCGGGGCTGCTGTGGTTCGTGGTCGGCGACGTGTCCGACAAGGGCGTGCCGGCGGCGCTGTTCATGGCCCGGGCGATGACCGTGCTGGAAGTGGCCGCGCGCCGCCACAACCGGCCCGACGCGATCCTGATCGCGGCCTCGCAGCGCATGGTCGAAGGCAACGAGACCTGTATGTTCGCCACGGTGCTGTGCGGGCTGATCGACGTGCACAGCGGCGACTATTGGCTGTCCAGCGCCGGCCACGAACCGCCGGTGCTGCTCGGCGCCGACGGCCACGCGCAGTTGCTGGCGCTGGAATCTGGCCCGCCGCTGGGGATCGAGCCGCAGACCCGCTACCCGGTGGTGCGCGGGCGCCTGGCCGCCGGCACCACGCTGTTGAGCTATACCGACGGCATCACCGAGGCGATGGACGCGCAGCAGCAGGCCTACGGCCCCGAGCGGCTGCTGGCCGCGCTGGAGGCGGGCATCGACGCGCAGGCGCAGTGCGCGCGGGTGCTGGCCGCGGTGCATGCGTTCACCGCGGCCGCACCGCAGTCCGACGACATCACCTTGCTGGCGATCCGCTTGCGCCAGGATCCGACGCGGGAAGGAGCACCATGA
- a CDS encoding ATP-binding protein, translated as MKLRLQMAPAMDTLAQLSDTLEAALLRHGVAREHVSRARLIVEELACNTLEHGHLSSEQPPVEVLLHVETGALVLEFHDSGPAFDLRAAPLPDLDADIAQRPIGGLGLHLVRQLADHIDYRHDAGRNVVCITLLQPFDPAPQEFPA; from the coding sequence ATGAAACTTCGGCTGCAGATGGCGCCGGCAATGGACACCCTGGCGCAACTGAGCGACACGCTGGAGGCGGCGCTGCTGCGCCACGGCGTGGCCCGCGAGCATGTGAGCCGGGCGCGGTTGATCGTGGAGGAACTGGCCTGCAACACGCTCGAGCATGGCCACCTGAGCAGCGAGCAGCCGCCGGTGGAAGTGCTGCTGCACGTGGAGACCGGCGCGCTGGTGCTGGAATTCCACGACAGCGGCCCGGCCTTCGACCTGCGCGCCGCGCCGCTGCCGGACCTGGACGCGGACATCGCGCAGCGCCCGATCGGCGGCCTCGGCCTGCACCTGGTGCGGCAGCTCGCCGACCATATCGACTACCGCCACGACGCCGGCCGCAACGTCGTGTGCATCACCTTGCTGCAGCCCTTCGACCCCGCCCCCCAGGAGTTCCCCGCATGA
- a CDS encoding STAS domain-containing protein, which yields MTTLSLQIDPTQDRRQRITLSGRLDTHTYQALDEALAPLLATQITTLVLDLSHLDYISSAGIRSIFKARKVLAARDGRVLVVNPQPQIRKVFDVVKAVPLNEIFTSVQELDDYLDEMQRRVLEEGDGG from the coding sequence ATGACCACGTTGAGCCTGCAGATCGACCCCACCCAGGACAGGCGCCAGCGCATCACCCTCAGCGGGCGCCTGGACACGCATACCTACCAGGCCCTGGACGAGGCGCTGGCCCCGCTGCTGGCCACGCAGATCACCACCCTGGTGCTGGACCTGTCGCACCTGGACTACATCAGCAGCGCCGGCATCCGCTCGATCTTCAAGGCGCGCAAGGTGCTGGCCGCGCGCGACGGCCGGGTGCTGGTGGTCAACCCGCAACCGCAGATCCGCAAGGTGTTCGACGTGGTCAAGGCGGTGCCGTTGAACGAGATCTTCACCTCGGTGCAGGAACTGGACGACTACCTGGACGAGATGCAGCGGCGGGTGCTCGAGGAGGGCGACGGCGGCTGA
- a CDS encoding PadR family transcriptional regulator, giving the protein MPRPTDPSHRPPRRLFDEDSPGRGQHGRSGGRGSRPLGHGDLRLLLLAMIETQPRHGYELIRAVADLFHGLYTPSAGTVYPTLAQLEAQGLVQADAGAARKRYAITADGLAFVQAQRAQLDAAVERTHHSARALVRANVPAPVREAMRRIKHGLLARHGRWTETEIERVAQLLMQAADGMEREGDG; this is encoded by the coding sequence ATGCCCCGCCCGACCGACCCCAGCCACCGCCCCCCGCGCCGCCTGTTCGACGAGGACAGCCCCGGCCGCGGCCAGCATGGGCGCAGCGGCGGCCGCGGCAGCCGCCCGCTCGGCCATGGCGACCTGCGCCTGCTGCTGCTGGCGATGATCGAAACCCAGCCGCGCCACGGCTACGAGCTGATCCGCGCGGTCGCCGATCTGTTCCATGGGCTGTACACGCCCAGCGCCGGCACCGTCTACCCGACCCTGGCACAGCTGGAAGCGCAGGGCCTGGTGCAGGCCGATGCCGGTGCGGCGCGCAAGCGCTACGCGATCACCGCCGACGGCCTGGCCTTTGTGCAGGCGCAGCGCGCGCAGCTGGACGCGGCGGTGGAACGCACCCACCACAGCGCCCGCGCGCTGGTCCGCGCCAACGTGCCGGCGCCGGTGCGCGAGGCGATGCGCCGGATCAAGCATGGCCTGCTGGCGCGCCATGGCCGCTGGACCGAGACGGAGATCGAACGCGTCGCGCAGCTGCTGATGCAGGCCGCCGATGGCATGGAACGCGAGGGCGATGGTTGA
- a CDS encoding siderophore-interacting protein, translating into MNTHENRLLRHPLRIRHLQVLRTQPLTPHMRRIVVGGPALDGFVSAGPDDHVKLFFPNAEGVFVLPTLTDSGPVYPADAAPSPARDYTPRHYDAAAQELTLDFVLHGDGPACRWAARANPGDALVVGGPRGSFVAADDYATYVLIGDETALPAIGRWLEELPAGAEVEALIEIPGFADRQALPSRAQVRITWLERNGVHVLSSQLLEDALRDFEVPDGDAFYWIACESARARMMRKFIEGRLNVPKEWIRATGYWKAGGDENG; encoded by the coding sequence ATGAATACCCATGAAAACCGCCTGCTGCGCCACCCGCTGCGGATCCGCCACCTGCAGGTGCTGCGTACCCAACCGCTGACCCCGCACATGCGCCGCATCGTGGTCGGCGGCCCGGCGCTGGACGGCTTCGTCAGCGCCGGACCCGACGACCACGTCAAGCTGTTCTTCCCCAACGCCGAGGGCGTGTTCGTGCTGCCGACGCTGACCGACAGCGGCCCGGTGTATCCGGCCGATGCCGCGCCCTCGCCGGCGCGCGACTACACCCCGCGCCACTACGACGCCGCGGCGCAGGAACTGACCCTGGATTTCGTGCTGCACGGCGATGGCCCGGCCTGCCGCTGGGCGGCGCGGGCCAACCCGGGCGACGCGCTGGTGGTCGGCGGCCCGCGCGGCTCGTTCGTGGCCGCCGACGACTACGCCACCTACGTGCTGATCGGCGACGAGACCGCACTGCCGGCGATCGGCCGCTGGCTGGAAGAACTGCCGGCCGGTGCGGAGGTAGAGGCGTTGATCGAGATCCCCGGCTTCGCCGATCGGCAGGCGCTGCCGTCGCGCGCGCAGGTACGCATCACCTGGCTGGAGCGCAATGGCGTGCACGTACTGAGCAGCCAGTTGCTGGAAGACGCGCTGCGTGATTTCGAAGTGCCGGACGGCGACGCGTTCTACTGGATCGCCTGCGAATCGGCACGCGCGCGGATGATGCGCAAGTTCATCGAAGGCCGGCTCAACGTGCCGAAGGAATGGATCCGGGCGACGGGGTATTGGAAGGCGGGAGGGGACGAAAACGGGTAA